The window CACGAGGCGAGTACGTCAAGATCTCCGGTAACGGCTCCAACGCGCTAGACTTCCACATCGCGTTTTATATCGGCCAATTAGCAGCCCGCGAGCCAGACGCCTATTTCCACATCATCTCAAAAGATACGGGCTTCGACCCGCTCATACAACACCTCAAGAGCAAAAAGGTGCAGGCCTGTCGCTCGCCGGATGTCTGCGATATTCCAATTGTGAGGGCGGCAAATTCAAAGTCACCAGCCGAGAAGTTGGCGGTCATCGTCACCAACCTTCAGCAGCGCGGCTCTGCGAAGCCGCGAACCGTTAAGACGCTATCCAGCACGATCAACGCTCTCTTTCAGAAGCAGCTCTCCGAAGAAGAAGTAGCGTCGCTTTTGCGCGAGCTGCAAAAGCAGGGCATCATCACCGTCAAAGACACCAGGATTTCCTACGCGCTGCCCGCGTAGCGCCTTGATGGAACTGCGCGCTGCTGATCATCTTAAAAGCACATCAGGGCACGTAGACCGCGTCCACGTGCCCTGAGCGATTCGGAGAGATGCTACTTCGCGGCAGGCGTCGTGCCGCCGCGCTTGCGCGCTGGCTGCTTGGTGTCGCCTTCGGGACCCTTCTCGGCACCCATCTTGATCCAGCCTTTCTGGATCGCGAAGATCACCGCCATCGTTCGATCGTTGACCTGGAGCTTCGAGAGGATCGACGTGATATGATTTTTCACCGTCTGGCCGCTGATCGAA is drawn from Herpetosiphonaceae bacterium and contains these coding sequences:
- a CDS encoding PIN domain-containing protein — translated: MLIDYENVQPAALMALDQEHFKVIVFVGSGQAKITFEVASVLQRMGSRGEYVKISGNGSNALDFHIAFYIGQLAAREPDAYFHIISKDTGFDPLIQHLKSKKVQACRSPDVCDIPIVRAANSKSPAEKLAVIVTNLQQRGSAKPRTVKTLSSTINALFQKQLSEEEVASLLRELQKQGIITVKDTRISYALPA
- a CDS encoding response regulator transcription factor, whose amino-acid sequence is ELASANEEGAQLFAPLTSREIEILDCIARGMSNKEIASQLSISGQTVKNHITSILSKLQVNDRTMAVIFAIQKGWIKMGAEKGPEGDTKQPARKRGGTTPAAK